In one window of Clarias gariepinus isolate MV-2021 ecotype Netherlands chromosome 10, CGAR_prim_01v2, whole genome shotgun sequence DNA:
- the sparc gene encoding SPARC isoform X2: MRVWIVFLLCLAGKALAVPVEEEPVIDEVEVGSNPVQVEIGEFDEAIEVVEDVVAENPCVNHHCKKGKVCELDDDNEPMCVCQDPLTCPAPVGEFEHVCGTDNKTYDSSCQFFATKCALEGTKKGHKLHLDYIGPCKYIAPCLENELNEFPLRMRDWLKNVMVTLYERDEDNNLLNEKQKLRVKKIFENEKRLEAGEHSLDLLALDFEKNYNMYIFPVHWQFGQLDQHPSDGFLSHTELAPLRAPLIPMEHCTTNFFEACDADQDNYIALEEWAGCFGLKEQDIDKDLII; encoded by the exons ATGAGGGTGTGGATTGTCTTCCTTTTGTGCCTTGCTGGAAAGGCCCTGGCTGTCCCA GTTGAAGAGGAGCCAGTCATTGATGAG GTAGAAGTAGGATCCAACCCAGTTCAAGTGGAGATTGGAGAGTTTGATGAAGCCATTGAGGTTGTGGAGGATGTTGTCGCAGAGA ACCCCTGCGTCAACCATCACTGCAAAAAGGGCAAGGTGTGCGAGCTTGATGATGACAACGagccaatgtgtgtgtgccaggaTCCCCTGACGTGCCCTGCCCCAGTAGGAGAGTTTGAGCAT GTCTGTGGCACCGACAACAAGACCTATGACTCCTCCTGCCAATTCTTTGCCACAAAGTGTGCTCTGGAGGGCACCAAGAAGGGCCATAAACTGCACCTGGACTACATTGGACCCTGCAAAT ACATCGCTCCATGCCTGGAGAACGAGCTAAACGAGTTCCCCCTGCGTATGCGGGACTGGCTGAAGAACGTGATGGTCACTCTGTATGAGCGCGATGAGGACAACAATCTGCTGAACGAGAAGCAGAAGCTGAGG GTGAAGAAGATCTTTGAGAACGAGAAGCGCCTGGAGGCTGGTGAACACTCTCTGGATCTGCTGGCCCTGGACTTCGAAAAGAACTACAACATGTACATCTTCCCCGTGCACTGGCAGTTCGGCCAGCTCGACCAGCACCCCTCTGATGG CTTCCTGTCCCACACTGAGCTGGCTCCCCTTCGTGCTCCTCTAATTCCCATGGAGCACTGCACCACTAACTTCTTTGAGGCATGTGATGCTGACCAGGACAATTACATCGCTCTGGAGGAGTGGGCCGGCTGCTTCGGCCTTAAAGAAC AGGATATCGACAAGGACCTTATTATCTAA
- the sparc gene encoding SPARC isoform X1, protein MRVWIVFLLCLAGKALAVPVEEEPVIDEQVEVGSNPVQVEIGEFDEAIEVVEDVVAENPCVNHHCKKGKVCELDDDNEPMCVCQDPLTCPAPVGEFEHVCGTDNKTYDSSCQFFATKCALEGTKKGHKLHLDYIGPCKYIAPCLENELNEFPLRMRDWLKNVMVTLYERDEDNNLLNEKQKLRVKKIFENEKRLEAGEHSLDLLALDFEKNYNMYIFPVHWQFGQLDQHPSDGFLSHTELAPLRAPLIPMEHCTTNFFEACDADQDNYIALEEWAGCFGLKEQDIDKDLII, encoded by the exons ATGAGGGTGTGGATTGTCTTCCTTTTGTGCCTTGCTGGAAAGGCCCTGGCTGTCCCA GTTGAAGAGGAGCCAGTCATTGATGAG CAGGTAGAAGTAGGATCCAACCCAGTTCAAGTGGAGATTGGAGAGTTTGATGAAGCCATTGAGGTTGTGGAGGATGTTGTCGCAGAGA ACCCCTGCGTCAACCATCACTGCAAAAAGGGCAAGGTGTGCGAGCTTGATGATGACAACGagccaatgtgtgtgtgccaggaTCCCCTGACGTGCCCTGCCCCAGTAGGAGAGTTTGAGCAT GTCTGTGGCACCGACAACAAGACCTATGACTCCTCCTGCCAATTCTTTGCCACAAAGTGTGCTCTGGAGGGCACCAAGAAGGGCCATAAACTGCACCTGGACTACATTGGACCCTGCAAAT ACATCGCTCCATGCCTGGAGAACGAGCTAAACGAGTTCCCCCTGCGTATGCGGGACTGGCTGAAGAACGTGATGGTCACTCTGTATGAGCGCGATGAGGACAACAATCTGCTGAACGAGAAGCAGAAGCTGAGG GTGAAGAAGATCTTTGAGAACGAGAAGCGCCTGGAGGCTGGTGAACACTCTCTGGATCTGCTGGCCCTGGACTTCGAAAAGAACTACAACATGTACATCTTCCCCGTGCACTGGCAGTTCGGCCAGCTCGACCAGCACCCCTCTGATGG CTTCCTGTCCCACACTGAGCTGGCTCCCCTTCGTGCTCCTCTAATTCCCATGGAGCACTGCACCACTAACTTCTTTGAGGCATGTGATGCTGACCAGGACAATTACATCGCTCTGGAGGAGTGGGCCGGCTGCTTCGGCCTTAAAGAAC AGGATATCGACAAGGACCTTATTATCTAA